In Homo sapiens chromosome 11, GRCh38.p14 Primary Assembly, one DNA window encodes the following:
- the HIPK3 gene encoding homeodomain-interacting protein kinase 3 isoform X1, with protein sequence MSHSGWRLKTLEEHEAETGMKSKEARKYIFNSLDDVAHVNTVMDLEGSDLLAEKADRREFVSLLKKMLLIDADLRITPAETLNHPFVNMKHLLDFPHSNHVKSCFHIMDICKSHLNSCDTNNHNKTSLLRPVASSSTATLTANFTKIGTLRSQALTTSAHSVVHHGIPLQAGTAQFGCGDAFQQTLIICPPAIQGIPATHGKPTSYSIRVDNTVPLVTQAPAVQPLQIRPGVLSQTWSGRTQQMLVPAWQQVTPLAPATTTLTSESVAGSHRLGDWGKMISCSNHYNSVMPQPLLTNQITLSAPQPVSVGIAHVVWPQPATTKKNKQCQNRGILVKLMEWEPGREEINAFSWSNSLQNTNIPHSAFISPKIINGKDVEEVSCIETQDNQNSEGEARNCCETSIRQDSDSSVSDKQRQTIIIADSPSPAVSVITISSDTDEEETSQRHSLRECKGSLDCEACQSTLNIDRMCSLSSPDSTLSTSSSGQSSPSPCKRPNSMSDEEQESSCDTVDGSPTSDSSGHDSPFAESTFVEDTHENTELVSSADTETKPAVCSVVVPPVELENGLNADEHMANTDSICQPLIKGRSAPGRLNQPSAVGTRQQKLTSAFQQQHLNFSQVQHFGSGHQEWNGNFGHRRQQAYIPTSVTSNPFTLSHGSPNHTAVHAHLAGNTHLGGQPTLLPYPSSATLSSAAPVAHLLASPCTSRPMLQHPTYNISHPSGIVHQVPVGLNPRLLPSPTIHQTQYKPIFPPHSYIAASPAYTGFPLSPTKLSQYPYM encoded by the exons ACATTGGAAGAGCATGAGGCAGAGACAGGAATGAAGTCTAAAGAAgccagaaaatacattttcaacaGTCTGGATGATGTAGCGCAT gTGAACACAGTGATGGATTTGGAAGGAAGTGATCTTTTGGCTGAGAAAGCTGATAGAAGAGAATTTGTTAGTCTGTTGAAGAAAATGTTGCTGATTGATGCAGATTTAAGAATTACTCCAGCTGAGACCCTGAACCATCCTTTTGTTAATATGAAACATCTTCTAGATTTCCCTCATAGCAACCA TGTAAAGTCCTGTTTTCATATTATGGATATTTGTAAGTCCCACCTAAATTCATGTGACACAAATAATCACAACAAAACTTCACTTTTAAGACCAGTTGCTTCAAGCAGTACTGCTACACTGACTGCAAATTTTACTAAAATCGGAACATTAAGAAGTCAG GCATTGACCACATCTGCTCATTCAGTTGTGCACCATGGAATACCTCTGCAGGCAGGAACTGCTCAGTTTGGTTGTGGTGATGCTTTTCAGCAGACATTGATTATCTGTCCCCCAGCTATTcaag GTATTCCTGCAACACATGGTAAACCCACCAGTTATTCAATAAGGGTAGATAATACAGTTCCACTTGTAACTCAGGCCCCAGCTGTGCAGCCACTACAGATCCGACCAGGAGTTCTTTCTCAG ACGTGGTCTGGTAGAAcacagcagatgctggtgcctgcCTGGCAACAGGTGACACCCCTGGCTCCTGCTACTACTACACTAACTTCTGAGAGTGTGGCTGGTTCACACAGGCTTGGAGACTGGGG GAAGATGATTTCATGCAGCAATCATTATAACTCAGTGATGCCGCAGCCTCTTCTGACCAATCAGATAACTTTATCTGCCCCTCAGCCAGTTAGTGTGGGGATTGCACATGTTGTCTGGCCTCAGCCTGCCActaccaagaaaaataaacagtgcCAGAACAG AGGTATTTTGGTAAAACTAATGGAATGGGagccaggaagagaggaaataaatgcTTTCAGTTG GAGTAATTCATTACAGAATACCAATATCCCACATTCAGCatttatttctccaaagataattAATGGGAAAGATGTCGAGGAAGTAAGTTGTATAGAAACACAGGACAATCAGAACTCAGAAGGAGAGGCAAGAAATTGCTGTGAAACATCTATCAGACAGGACTCTGATTCATCAGTTTCAGACAAACAGCGGCAAACCATCATTATTGCCGACTCCCCGAGTCCTGCAGTGAGTGTCATCACTATCAGCAGTGACACTGATGAGGAAGAGACTTCCCAGAGACATTCACTCAGAGA ATGTAAAGGTAGTCTAGATTGTGAAGCTTGCCAGAGCACTTTGAATATTGATCGGATGTGTTCATTAAGTAGTCCTGATAGTACTCTGAGTACCAGCTCCTCAGGGCAGTCCAGCCCATCCCCCTGCAAGAGACCGAATAG tatgtcaGATGAAGAGCAAGAAAGTAGTTGTGATACGGTGGATGGCTCTCCGACATCTGACTCTTCCGGGCATGACAGTCCATTTGCAGAGAGCACTTTTGTGGAGGACACTCATGAAAACACAGAATTGGTATCCTCTGCTGACACAGAAACCAAGCCAGCTGTCTGTTCTGTTGTGGTGCCACCAGTGGAACTAGAAAATGGCTTAAATGCCGATGAGCATATGGCAAACACAG ATTCTATATGCCAGCCATTAATAAAAGGACGATCTGCCCCTGGAAGATTAAACCAGCCTTCTGCAGTGGGTACTCGTCAGCAAAAATTGACATCAGCATTCCAGCAGCAGCATTTGAACTTCAGTCAG GTTCAGCACTTTGGATCTGGGCATCAAGAGTGGAATGGAAACTTTGGGCACAGAAGACAGCAAGCTTATATTCCTACTAGTGTTACCAGTAATCCATTCACTCTTTCTCATGGAAGTCCCAATCACACAGCAGTGCATGCCCACCTGGCTGGAAATACACACCTCGGAGGACAGCCTACTCTACTTCCATACCCATCATCAGCCACCCTCAGTAGTGCTGCACCAGTGGCCCACCTGTTAGCCTCTCCGTGTACCTCAAGACCTATGTTACAGCATCCAACTTATAATATCTCCCATCCCAGTGGCATAGTTCACCAAGTCCCAGTGGGCTTAAATCCCCGTCTGTTACCATCCCCAACCATTCATCAGACTCAGTACAAACCAATCTTCCCACCACATTCTTACATTGCAGCATCACCTGCATATACTGGATTTCCACTGAGTCCAACAAAACTCAGCCAGTATCCATATATGTGA